Proteins found in one bacterium genomic segment:
- a CDS encoding sugar ABC transporter permease codes for MTTYQARRMRENFEAYLYLAPAGIILLVFWFLPVILALIVSFFDATALMPISEFKFVGLSQYMRAFKDEEFVKSLWNTVNYAIYSVPPTLALSLLAAMLLNSKIKGRAFFRTAFFLPYITTWVAISIVWKYLFHREFGLMNWFLTVWREDILYSLSFHQFGGVPMKLSWLSEPAGIWEMIFHFNMPALPGGVDALIAGPSLALFSIVITSIWRDIGYFMIIFLAGLQNIDKSYYEAADIDGATPWQKFWTITFPLLSPVTFFLMIISGIGAFKIFVPMLIMTPNGGPEYKTAPIVFRMFEVGFQGQWELSYASAIAYILTIIILILTFAQNKLFGKKVEYSQ; via the coding sequence ATGACAACCTACCAAGCCCGAAGGATGCGCGAGAATTTCGAAGCGTACCTGTACCTGGCCCCTGCAGGCATTATCCTGCTCGTTTTCTGGTTTCTGCCCGTCATCCTGGCGCTGATTGTCAGCTTCTTCGACGCGACGGCCCTGATGCCGATCAGTGAGTTCAAGTTCGTCGGACTCAGCCAGTACATGCGAGCATTCAAGGACGAGGAATTCGTCAAGTCGTTGTGGAATACGGTGAACTACGCGATCTACAGCGTGCCGCCGACACTGGCGCTGTCGCTGCTCGCGGCGATGTTGCTGAATTCGAAGATCAAGGGCCGCGCGTTCTTCCGCACGGCCTTTTTCCTTCCGTACATCACGACATGGGTCGCCATCTCGATCGTGTGGAAGTATCTCTTCCATCGCGAGTTCGGCCTGATGAACTGGTTCCTGACGGTCTGGCGCGAGGACATTCTCTATTCGCTGTCCTTCCATCAGTTCGGCGGCGTGCCGATGAAGTTGAGCTGGCTGAGCGAGCCGGCGGGCATCTGGGAAATGATTTTCCATTTCAATATGCCGGCGTTGCCCGGAGGGGTCGATGCTCTGATCGCCGGACCGAGTCTCGCCCTTTTTTCGATCGTCATCACGAGCATCTGGCGCGATATCGGTTACTTCATGATCATCTTCCTGGCCGGCCTGCAGAACATCGACAAGTCGTACTATGAGGCGGCCGATATCGATGGCGCGACGCCCTGGCAGAAGTTCTGGACGATCACGTTCCCGCTGCTGAGCCCGGTGACGTTCTTCCTGATGATTATCTCCGGCATCGGCGCCTTCAAGATCTTCGTTCCGATGCTGATCATGACGCCAAACGGCGGTCCGGAGTACAAGACCGCACCGATTGTGTTCCGAATGTTCGAGGTTGGCTTCCAAGGCCAATGGGAACTGAGTTACGCTTCGGCGATCGCCTACATTCTGACCATCATTATTCTGATCCTGACGTTCGCTCAGAATAAGCTGTTCGGGAAGAAAGTGGAGTATTCCCAATGA
- a CDS encoding carbohydrate ABC transporter permease → MIALAFLILLILNIFGIGTLIWIYFLPYRGALVSKTNKNIKAFFLYEMLLIGALSMLLPFYWMVITSFKDAETAVAFPPQWLPERVEYIYTNPETGDESRIRLLDVQRYKGQKVRAAPVDKIAFKEIDMGEYKITREEADPEAVIRVDPNLLESSTVMQLDGRNFLAAWYAPEAATRGGVNFGRYFWVSIFVGVVSTAGTLITAAFAAFAFAKMKFWGQGAFFYIVLTTMMVPGQVLLIPDFLILSKLGWLDTYLALIVPFLASVFTIFLMRQFFMTIPDDLWDAAQIDGAGRFRFLWQVVAPLSKPVFITAGIFIFLGSWNSLLWPLIVTSTPEMRTLMVGLQAFNEESGSEFQLLMAASTMAILPIVIMFFLLQRFFIQGIARTGLK, encoded by the coding sequence ATGATCGCCCTCGCATTTCTCATTTTGCTGATACTGAACATCTTTGGGATCGGGACGCTGATCTGGATTTACTTCCTGCCCTATCGTGGCGCGCTCGTCTCGAAGACAAACAAGAACATCAAGGCATTCTTCCTGTATGAGATGCTGCTGATCGGCGCGCTATCGATGCTGCTGCCGTTCTACTGGATGGTTATCACATCCTTCAAGGACGCCGAGACGGCCGTGGCCTTCCCGCCGCAGTGGCTACCGGAACGCGTCGAGTACATCTACACGAATCCCGAAACCGGCGATGAGTCCCGCATTCGTTTGCTGGACGTTCAGCGCTACAAAGGCCAAAAGGTCCGCGCCGCCCCCGTCGATAAGATTGCATTCAAAGAAATCGACATGGGCGAGTACAAGATCACGCGCGAGGAAGCGGATCCGGAAGCGGTTATTCGCGTCGATCCCAACCTGCTCGAAAGCTCCACGGTGATGCAGCTCGATGGCCGAAACTTCCTGGCTGCGTGGTACGCACCGGAAGCGGCCACGCGCGGCGGCGTGAACTTCGGGCGCTATTTCTGGGTCTCGATCTTTGTCGGTGTCGTTTCGACGGCCGGAACGCTGATCACGGCGGCATTCGCGGCATTCGCCTTTGCCAAGATGAAGTTCTGGGGCCAGGGCGCGTTCTTCTACATCGTGCTGACAACGATGATGGTGCCGGGACAGGTGCTGCTGATTCCGGACTTCCTCATTCTCTCGAAGCTCGGCTGGCTGGATACCTATCTCGCCCTGATTGTGCCCTTCCTTGCATCGGTGTTCACAATCTTCCTGATGCGTCAGTTCTTCATGACGATTCCGGACGACTTGTGGGATGCGGCGCAGATCGACGGCGCGGGACGTTTCCGCTTCCTGTGGCAGGTTGTGGCCCCGCTCTCGAAGCCTGTGTTCATCACGGCCGGCATCTTCATCTTCCTGGGCAGTTGGAACTCGCTGCTCTGGCCGTTGATTGTGACGAGTACCCCCGAAATGCGAACGCTGATGGTCGGATTGCAGGCCTTCAACGAGGAGTCCGGAAGCGAATTCCAGCTTCTGATGGCCGCCTCGACCATGGCGATTCTTCCCATCGTGATCATGTTCTTCCTGCTGCAGCGCTTCTTCATCCAGGGCATTGCCCGCACCGGTTTGAAGTAA